The Raphanus sativus cultivar WK10039 chromosome 2, ASM80110v3, whole genome shotgun sequence DNA segment tatttatattagtaaaaattataattttattaaattgtgttattttatatttgatcaaatttaaaacataatatttattaatttatcaaatatttattagtttatcgaatattaatttagAGTTTCAACTGTCTATATTACTAACAATTTGGTAATTGTTTTAAATTCTTCTTTAGtgttattttatgtaaaataaatataaaaaaatgtaactaCTTTCCTATTattgtactccctctgttcttaattagatgatgttttaggaatgaaattttgtttcaaattagatgaagttttgagacTTTTAaagtaaaactaataaaatactattgatTTATTATGACTCTTTGTATTCACTCTATGAGTagcattatttttttctatctaATCAAGTGTTTtgaatataaacaatattttttttgatctgTGTGTTTTGTactaaaacatcatctaattaggaacagagggagtataagaTATCGTCCAAATCCAGCATGTCTTCatcttaaatttttgttttcgaAAATGTTAATTCttacaaattttgattttctttacaacttttttctttattttttaaatgacatAGTAGTTTTtccgttaaaaaaaaataaaaagtcacagatcaaatagtttattaaaatttatatactaatttaaaattgtataagaTGTTTGATCATTTTTTAAATCATCGAAATTATCCTAGTTTTACACGGGACAATTGGTGCCAGGTGATGGATTGATAACAgggttttttgaatttttaccaAGTTTTCTCCGATTTAAAATAGTGGTGGTAGTTAAATTAAAACCGAATTATATATGAGTCATCAGATTTCATGATTCAACGGTAGATCTGAATTGAGTCAACAcaagtataaatatattaagttacaaattttaaacacataattttataattaccaaatttttgttcattataatttataaataaaatttaaaaaaagaaatagatctcggtgaaaatctagtttttatatttaaaaaaacccCCAAAAGTTGAATCTAAACACttcaaaccaaaaataataCTTTCTCCGTACCACTATAAgtggtttttaaaaatttctattttgtttcaaaataagtgatgttttctttttttctagaTAAAACTTAAtgcaatttaaaatttgtaaccaattaaaaaatattatattttttattggttgacaaaataaattacataaaattttgtattttcgtgaaaattttaaaatccacctaaaaAGGAGTATGTAAGAAACCATGAAAACATGTTCACCGATTAATCAAACCAAATAATGTAAAATTCAAAGCAAACCAGATACTTTTATCCTTCCATAATTTAGAgaatatttttgtaaactatatACGATTTACTATCGATGCTTAACTTATCCCATAAATATAGCAAACgtttttttggaaataaaatCTTCTAAATATCTCTTCAAACCAAATCTAAATATCTTTCTAAGATAATTTTATGATCCCAAGACAATCCCCAACTTTCTGGAAATGTACATTTTAAAAGTACAACAAATAGAGTTACACAACAGAACAGCTTCGAAGTCTCTCTTTTCTTGTCGGTATGAAATCTAACCAATACGGTATATAACAGATTATTTTATGtaagtttctttttaattttgaaaattttattgtaTCAAAGCAATGAATCGAGATAAGAGTAGTCTCTGGTTCGACCATACTCCAAGAGACTTCCATAAGTCCGGTCCCAAACACCGATGAAGAGAGATTCAGTGTCTGGGCTAAACGAGATCCCAGAAATCTCTCCGAAGAAATCAATCTCTTGCTCCTTTCTGTAACCTGTTTTTGTATCATACACATGGACAAAATCTGCTGGCTCTGCCATCGCAATGTACCGTCCGTCTGATGTGAATCTAATTGACCGGATCGCTCCAAGGTTACCTCTTAGCACAGCGACTGACTCCGAGGTCTTCCTTGTGTCCCAAATGCGACAGGTCTTGTCTTGGTTTCCTGTGGCAAATGTCACACCGTTGGATGCCAAGCCGATGCAAATGAATAATCTAAGTGACCTTTTAGCGTCCCGATCGTctgcaaacaaaaatcaaaaccagTAAGGCTCCACGCCGGCCTAACCGGAGTAAAATAGACTGTACTGGGAAGAAGAATGTTAAGCACCTGTCCGTTGCTTGAGTCTACCAATAGACCATTTGGGTCATCTCCAACGACTGCTACTAGTTTTCCATCAGGACTTAAGGAGCTATGCTGTTCAAATTTcccaaaaatcataaatttgtAAGGTTGAGTTCTATTAACCCGCACAAGAGCCAAACGAAATGAGAAGTTAAGTGAGCTTACGTTGACGGGCCAAAGATAACGGAAGAGTTGGACAAGCTGATACCTCTCCATGTCAAAGTCCCTGACTCCACAGTCATTATTTGAGGCCATGAAGTGAAGAGCGCCACTAGTAAAAGACCATATAACTAGTTTTAGTTTCTCTTTTGTTCTATTGTCTTAAAATAAGATATGCCACCAAATACGAAAGGGCGAAGACGTACCTGGAGTTTCTATATATATCTACTGCGTTGGTGATAGCGTTTTCCGTGTAAGTTGTGCGTGAGCAGAAACTCACACCAGGTCTATCAAGATGCTGGTTTGCagggaaaacaaaaattagaacATGGATAAGCAACTTTTTGGACATTTTAAATCAATGAAAAGAGACTTCAAAGCAGTTAATAGAAACACCGtggggggagggggggggggggggggggggggggggttgcTATTAACCTTAATATCCCATTCTAGGACTCTAAACTAACCTTGCAAATGAGCTCTCCTTGAAACCCACCAGCAACTAGCAGCCTTTCTTTTACTGCAAGAGTGCTAACTTGAGTTTCTGTAAATCCTTCCAACAAACTCTCCGGATGTttctgaaaaaataattatatatcagATAGACGAAAGGAGAGCTCGcatcaaattaattttacatGGTTTTGATAAGGCTTGAGAGACGAACCTCAGAAGGAGCTACATGACCTTTAACGTTAAGAATTTCATTCCTGGAACCAGTCAAAGAAGACCAGTGGCTGATAGAGTAGTTGGACAAGAGGTAAACATCATGTTTTGATGTAGCCCAGACCAAATTCCTCAACTGCAACAACAAAAAGATGAAAATATTGCAGACTAACTATGATCAGCTTTTCATGAAACTAGGACACATAACACAGAGTGTAACGGTGGTAGTTTTTGACAAACCTGGAAATGAAGAATGGTTGATCTCACTGATCGAGAATTGCTCCTGAACGTATAGAAAGAGCTGCCTTTCTCGGTATCCGTGCAATGCTAGTTCCAAACAAGCAAAAACTAGAATGAGAAAAAGGACATATCTTCTAAAGAGATAAACCTTGGAATCAAGAAGTAAGTCACCTTCCCAGCTTCCTCTCCGGAATGGGGGACGTTCTCATAGTTCTTATACTGTTCAAGCCTAGTTTTTCTGTAGTCTTTTCTAGTAACGCTAAGTCTATCCCACGGTATACCCTGAATGTCCTTCCCGTTCCGAGCTTGAGCTGCAGAAGTATCCGCAGCCTTGTTCTGAAAAACAAATAGCTTTGAGTGTTATTAATCTAAgaaacaaccaaaaaaaaaaagaaaaaaagaaagaggaagaagacaacaaaCCAATTGTTCTAAATCTTCGACTTCTGAATCAGATGCGTCGATGTCTCTAGCATCAAACTCCGCATTCATCTCATCCTCCAGGTCATCCATGTCGTACTCATCAGCCATATATTCATCTTCAGGTTTCATTGTAATCAGAGAGAGACATGGTGAGAATTCAATTTggaaacacaaattttaaaaaaaaattctcaatcATTCCATTAAATAAGGGAAAACAGAACAAACCAAAGTCAGCCATGTTTGACCTCTCTGATCACGAATCTAACTTCCAGCCTGCAACAATTGTAAATACAAGATCAAACACGACGAATTAGGAAATTTTCAAACTCAGTAGCCATATTAATAATTCGAATTATAATTCTAAATTacgctttctacttttttttcttccagaAATCTAAATTATTCGAAAATTCAATTGAAATTCACGGAGAAGAATATAAAACCCTAGCAAGTCGGGAACCAAAGATCATCGAATTCATGCTCtcagactatatatatatacggatTGGATTGGGTCGTCAtcaacgcaaaaaaaaaaatagtttccaAAAAAGAGGTTTCGTTTCACCAGATACATAATCATaggattaaattaaaaaataatgaggAGAGAATCGGATACCCAATCTGAAGGGAAAAACTGGTTGAGAATTAGGTAAATCACCTGCCCCGGATCTGAGCATCCATTTTTGTACACCGCGTCTCCAAATCTATACTCTTCCCAAAAGTTGCTTCATTATTTTGCATCCACATCAGCAAGCTAACATCCAATCATAAAGTGCCACGTGTCCCACATCATCGTAGCTTTGAACAGGTATTTTTTTTCAGTTGGTTCttatatcaatttaaattaactATTTTCGAAGAcataataattaaaagtttgttccaaaaaatataattaaaaaaagttaataatttccgcaaattttcataatttctTCACAAAATctgcaaaacataaaaaaaacatcaataaataaaaaacaaaccaTATATCTTTCCCTCTAGTATTTTATTGTGTTTCCttaatttctttaaataaacTGAAGCACGTGGTCCAGACCACTTCGATACTTTCTTCATTTGGTTCACAAAATATCGTTATGCGATGATTGACATTTGCGTCGGTGAGtgagaccaccaccaccactttTCATCTAATCTAAACTTCGCGCGTGGAGTAACAAAATCCTCGCGCTCGATTATAACACGTGTCACTATCTCAAAACACCCACGTCGGTCAGTCTCATCCAAACTACCGAGAGAGAAGACTCCCGGGCTATCCAAAACTTTCCCTGATTAGTTTTTCTCGGGAAAATTTTCTGGCAGAGGAAGGGAAACTCGGCCATGATTCTGAGGAAAGTATGGGGATCGGTGTGGAGCCGATCGAATAGCGGCAAGGATCCGGCGAGCCAGAGCGCGATTCAGGTTCCTTTGTCGCCatcgtcgtcttcttctcttGGTGTGTTCGATCATCTACCGATGGATATTCTGATCCAGATTCTGATGCTGCTGGAGCCAAGAGACGCGGTGAGATTGATCTTAGCTTGCAGGGCGTGGAGATGTCTGGCTGGTGGTAACCGTCTCTGGATATTCTATCTCCAGTGTTCGCAGGAGTCTTGGGACTCCATCTTCTTCGCCGAGACAAGTTTGCGTTCTGGTTATCCTCTCCGGTGAGATTACGAATTCGCTATTGGGGGATTGTCATCGTTTAGTAGCTAGTGATGATCTCCTTGTTTTTGATTAGTCAATAGGTGAATCAGTGTGTGTTTGGGGATGATTATAAGATAAATCTAGGTTTAGTATCAATGTATGTGTTTGGAGGTGATTATAAGACAATTCAAGGtttaatagatatttttttgcAGAATCAATGTATGTGTTTGGAGATGATTATAAGATAATTCAATGTTTAGtagctttttttttgcagaatgCTTTCTAGTCAATCAGGAGAGTTATCTTTCATGCGCATTTATGGTCAGAGGGAACAAGTTCCTGGCTCTATAATCATTGATGgtatgctttgttttttttttgttgttctgTACAATGAAATTGTGAATACCTATTGAATTTGTATAGTAGAGTTTCAAGTTCTTCGTTTATTTCTTTCGTTTAGGTGGTTCTGGATATTGCAAGTTTGGTTGGAGCAAGTATGCTTCACCTTCTGGACGTTCTGCTACTTTTCTGGTGAGATAATCTTTGGTACTGGGGcagttttactattttttattaaaagaaagtTAGTAAGATTGCCTGTTCTCTCTTGCACACAAGATAGTTCTTACTAGTTTGATCGCCAGGAATTTGGCAACATTGAGTCACCGATTTACGCCAGGCTTCAACAGTTCTTTGCAACCATTTTCACCAGGTTTTGTTTTTGTCCTTTTGTTGAAGTAACATCTGGCTTTGTATTACTTGCCTAAGTAAAATGGGGATATGGTTTCTAATGTGATAATTTTCTTACAGGATGCAGGTTAAGCCCTCTATGCAGCCAATAGTGGT contains these protein-coding regions:
- the LOC108843244 gene encoding LOW QUALITY PROTEIN: uncharacterized WD repeat-containing protein C2A9.03 (The sequence of the model RefSeq protein was modified relative to this genomic sequence to represent the inferred CDS: inserted 1 base in 1 codon) — translated: MADFDEYMADEYDMDDLEDEMNAEFDARDIDASDSEVEDLEQLNKAADTSAAQARNGKDIQGIPWDRLSVTRKDYRKTRLEQYKNYENVPHSGEEAGKHCTDTEKGSSFYTFRSNSRSVRSTILHFQLRNLVWATSKHDVYLLSNYSISHWSSLTGSRNEILNVKGHVAPSEKHPESLLEGFTETQVSTLAVKERLLVAGGFQGELICKHLDRPGVSFCSRTTYTENAITNAVDIYRNSSGALHFMASNNDCGVRDFDMERYQLVQLFRYLWPVNHSSLSPDGKLVAVVGDDPNGLLVDSSNGQTIGTLKGHLDYSFASAWHPXGVTFATGNQDKTCRIWDTRKTSESVAVLRGNLGAIRSIRFTSDGRYIAMAEPADFVHVYDTKTGYRKEQEIDFFGEISGISFSPDTESLFIGVWDRTYGSLLEYGRTRDYSYLDSLL